From the Armatimonadota bacterium genome, the window GGGGATGAACTGCTGGGTAAGACCGTACACTGCATGTATCGCCGCCAGCACGCCAGTGAATACCAGCAACGTGCGCAGTCGTTCGCCAGCAAAAAGCGTCTTGCCAAAAAAGTAGAACAGCAAGGGCATTGTCAGCCAGCGCAAGTCCGCCAGCGCAGCGGAAAAGGAGTAGATGTTGGGATTAAACAGATGCACTATGGTCAGCAAGGCAAAGATAGTTAGCGATACCTCAGCAGCACCCCAGTGCAGAGGACGCTCCCTGCTGCCCCAGCGGTGCGTTAGCCATACGAGCGCCAGCCATAACACCGCTCCGTCCTTCCATACCTTCGCAATGGGATGCTCTTCGTAAACCACCTTGACCAGCACCGGATGCAGGCTGGTGTAGGCGAGCAATGTCAACAAGCCCAGCGTGGGGTGAAAAAGGGAAAGAACCACCCATCCCCCCACTCCCAGCACCGCCAGCGCGACGGGAGGCATCCACGCAAAAGCAGCGCCAGTCGCGAAGCAAGCCAGCAGGCTCAGCGCGATGAAAAGTCGCAGGCTGAAGCCTGCGACTACAGATGTACGTGGTGCAAGTCGCTGTTCCATGCCTCTATCGCCACAGTTCCCCCGCCCACCATGTTCACCACACGCGTTTCGCCGGGCATCAGGCAGAAATAGTCGTCCTCGCTGAGTAGCCACTGTCCGTCCTGCGGCGTGAAGCGCACAAAAAGCGCCACCGCTTCACCGATGTTCCTGACCCCTATCTGCCGATGGCGATGCCACACCCGCAACCTCGTGCGAGGAGCGTGCAGCAAGGGCTGCATGGGTGGTTGATCTGTGCTGAACAGGTACTCATTACAGGAAAGCAACCCGCCGCGTCCGTCGTGCAGACATACTAACGCCACCCACACGCCTTCCTGATGGGGTAGGAAGCATTCTACATGCCCTGCGTGCACCACCCCCTCCGGGGCAACCTCTACTGCGCCCCCAGAGCGGGTTATCTCCCTGCCGTCCAGCGCAACCAGGCATACTGACCAGTGCGCGTGGAAGGCTTGTGCTGTGGAGTTATGTACCCATACCTCTGCCTGCCACTGTTCTCCCGGCTGCCACGTTAGTCTCTCGTACTGCAGGCTGATATGCACCGGCGCGTAAGCGCGACGAACCCACCAGTAGGCAGGCTTGGGTTGCCCCAAATAGTCGACTGCATTGGTACAGGCGGTGTTCGGGAAAGGTTCGTTGAACTGCCAGGGGGACACACCGCTACACCGCCATTTGCGCCGGCGGTTTGCCTCTATTGCATAACGCAATCCCTCTGCCTGCATCCACTGGCTGGCGCGAATGAAGGTCTGCAAATCCTCGATGCGCCCGAACAGCGTCTCCAGTTTGTCACGATGAATCCACCAGCTGCCGTGATGCAGCCACACCCTGTTAGTGGTATCGGGCGGGAAGCGGTGTTCGGGCGAGATAAACCGCTCGAAAATCTGAGGGTTCGCCGCCCCTTCCACGCCGAACTCCGAGTGGTACAGGGGGTCAATCGCGTTATAGAACCGATAGTGCTCTTCTGCACCCAAGTACAACCAGGGTCCATGCACGTCATGCATCTTGCCCGTGCCTGCCAGCTCTACGGACGCACCTTCCACCGGTCCCGAGGCGGAGGTCGGCAGCCAGATTCGCTCGGGGTCCAGTTCCTGCACCAGCGATTTCAGTTTTGCCAGCGCGGGGTGAGCGTCGGTCAGCGGCACCCACTGTTCGTCCATCAGTTCGTTGCCACCGCACCATATCACCAGCGAAGGATGGTTGCGCCGCAGGAGTATCATCTGCCGGGCTTGTGCCTCGATGTACCGCAGGTACTCCGCATCCTCTGGTGGAGCGTTCTGGATACCCGATGAAGAGTGGGGGAACTCCTGCCATACCATAATGCCCAGACGGTCGCACAGGTCGTAAAATTGCTCTCGCTCCAGCAGACCTCCACCCCACACGCGCAGCAGGTTGCAGTGAGCGTGCTTTGCCAGTGTCAGCAGACGTTCATAGCGTTCGGGGCGCACGCGCCCGTACAGTTGCTCGTGCGGAGCCCAATTCCAGCCTTTCACAAACACCCGTCGTCCGTTCACCTCCAGCGTGTAGGGCAAAGCGTCAGGCGGTGCACCCTCGTTGAGGATAGCGCGAACCGTGCGGATGCCGAAGATTACCTCGCGCTCATCGGAGACCTGTTCGCCGCGCGCCAGCTGCACGTGCAGGCGATACAACGGCTGCTCACCCATGCCATTGGGGTACCACAGGCGCGGTTGTGGTATTTGCAGCGTTACCACCTGCTCAGACAGAGCAGAGCCGCCCAGCTGTACAGGTGCTTCCTCCTGCACAACGAGATTGCCATCGGGCTCCTCCACACGCCATTGCAGGTTCCATCCGTTGGGCGCGGACGGCACACTGCGCAAGCGTGTATAGACCTCTACCTGCGCCATATCCCCCACCACGTGCGGGCGCACCCACACATCCTCAATCCATGCTCCGTCGGTTACCAGCAGGTTCACGCTCTGCCAGATGCCCAGCGGAACCAGACGCGTGCACCAGTCCCAGTCGTACGCAAAGCGCGATTTCCATACCCGCGCTCTGCTCGTCCAGCCGATTTGTCCCTGCACCACATCCACGGGCGGTTTATGCTCTACCAGCACCGTCAGCCAGTTCGGCTCGCCGAAGCGCAGGCATTCCAACACGTCAAACTCAAAAGGCGCAAACATGCCCTCATGCCTGCCCAGTAATCGTTCGTTGAGATACACCTCGCAGGCATAGTCCACGCCATCAAAGCGCAGGCGCACGTGCTTGCCTCGCCACTCTTCAGGTACGGTGAAGGTTTTGCGATACACCCAGTCACGCTCGGAAAGCCACTCGCAAGCGAGGCTGTTCAGGTCAGTATAGGGATGCGGTATCAACCCGGCATCCAGCGTATCGGCTATCACATCGCCAGGCACGCAGGCGCGTATCCATTCACCCCAAGGTGGACACCCTGCTGGCGACCATACTGTCTTCCATGCCTGCCTCCACCAGAACTCGTGGGGTAGTAGAGGCGCAAGCAGCCAGTCTTCACCGTCCAAACACCAACGCATCGTTTGCCTCCTGCTTTCAGGCGGGCTTTAAAAGCCGTCTCCCTTCCCATTTCAACAGAACGGCTTTGCACACCTGTCATCCCAGCGAGGCGGGGAACGC encodes:
- a CDS encoding beta-mannosidase, translated to MRWCLDGEDWLLAPLLPHEFWWRQAWKTVWSPAGCPPWGEWIRACVPGDVIADTLDAGLIPHPYTDLNSLACEWLSERDWVYRKTFTVPEEWRGKHVRLRFDGVDYACEVYLNERLLGRHEGMFAPFEFDVLECLRFGEPNWLTVLVEHKPPVDVVQGQIGWTSRARVWKSRFAYDWDWCTRLVPLGIWQSVNLLVTDGAWIEDVWVRPHVVGDMAQVEVYTRLRSVPSAPNGWNLQWRVEEPDGNLVVQEEAPVQLGGSALSEQVVTLQIPQPRLWYPNGMGEQPLYRLHVQLARGEQVSDEREVIFGIRTVRAILNEGAPPDALPYTLEVNGRRVFVKGWNWAPHEQLYGRVRPERYERLLTLAKHAHCNLLRVWGGGLLEREQFYDLCDRLGIMVWQEFPHSSSGIQNAPPEDAEYLRYIEAQARQMILLRRNHPSLVIWCGGNELMDEQWVPLTDAHPALAKLKSLVQELDPERIWLPTSASGPVEGASVELAGTGKMHDVHGPWLYLGAEEHYRFYNAIDPLYHSEFGVEGAANPQIFERFISPEHRFPPDTTNRVWLHHGSWWIHRDKLETLFGRIEDLQTFIRASQWMQAEGLRYAIEANRRRKWRCSGVSPWQFNEPFPNTACTNAVDYLGQPKPAYWWVRRAYAPVHISLQYERLTWQPGEQWQAEVWVHNSTAQAFHAHWSVCLVALDGREITRSGGAVEVAPEGVVHAGHVECFLPHQEGVWVALVCLHDGRGGLLSCNEYLFSTDQPPMQPLLHAPRTRLRVWHRHRQIGVRNIGEAVALFVRFTPQDGQWLLSEDDYFCLMPGETRVVNMVGGGTVAIEAWNSDLHHVHL